In one window of Arctopsyche grandis isolate Sample6627 chromosome 6, ASM5162203v2, whole genome shotgun sequence DNA:
- the LOC143913381 gene encoding uncharacterized protein LOC143913381, with the protein MPQSPPANDVSKLLESSQLLAEIPTKYRHKIAQLARWLDSDLGVSVTSGSEQCDLLFALKVLQLHGMNLHRSRRFFAKYYKFRSGQGNKEIFHDRNADSEEILKSCQSVYLFTIPRLTSEGHRITFIRLVPGVELVDFEPKALFKRFFMMSDIRFKEENDCKGDVFLVDLTGFTYSHAVKIFSGGLLAKFIKCLKETYPRKLQALHFLNAKPWHKKALSLTLKMCKAGKKINKKIGTHAENGDPIEGLDLTTEKASQMFQDLNDMWMKKLLSYSSWFESQEAINKSYIPRKIHKSKDYKKDEKSEKPKESHHTEVFTLMTLEGIFRQIEIDENESV; encoded by the exons ATGCCGCAATCGCCACCTGCCAACGACGTGTCGAAGCTATTGGAGAGTTCTCAACTGCTAGCCGAGATCCCAACCAAATATCGTCACAAGATTGCACAATTGGCCAGATGGTTGGATTCTGATCTGGGTGTGTCAGTGACATCTGGAAGTGAACAATGCGATTTGTTGTTCGCACTGAAAGTCCTTCAGCTCCACGGTATGAACCTGCACAGGAGTAGACGCTTCTTCGCCAAGTACTACAAGTTCCGATCGGGTCAGGGAAACAAGGAGATTTTCCACGATAGGAATGCCGACAGTGAAGAAATACTCAAAAGCTGTCAATCTGT atatttatttacaattcctCGTCTCACAAGCGAAGGTCACAGGATTACGTTCATCAGACTTGTACCCGGTGTAGAACTTGTAGACTTCGAACCTAAAGCCTTATTCAAAAGGTTTTTTATGATGTCAGACataag ATTCAAAGAAGAGAATGATTGTAAAGGCGACGTGTTTTTAGTTGATTTAACTGGATTCACTTACTCTCATGCTGTTAAAATTTTCAGTGGAGGACTCCTAGCGAAGTTTATTAAATGCTTAAAG gaAACGTATCCAAGAAAACTGCAAGCCCTTCACTTTTTGAACGCCAAACCTTGGCATAAAAAAGCTTTATCGTTGACTTTGAAAATGTGCAAAGctggtaaaaaaataaacaaaaagatAGGAACTCACGCAGAAAATGGAGATCCGATTGAAGGATTAGATTTGACCACTGAAAAGGCTTCTCAGATGTTTCAAGATCTCAATg ATATGTGGATGAAGAAATTGCTATCATACAGTTCATGGTTTGAATCTCAAGAAGCGATCAACAAATCTTATATTCCTAGAAAAATTCACAAATCCAAAGATTACAAGAAGGATGAAAAATCAGAAAAACCAAAAGAATCACATCACACTGAAGTTTTCACGCTGATGACTTTAGAAGGGATTTTTAGACAGATTGAAATAGATGAAAATGAGTCTGTATAA